In one Shinella zoogloeoides genomic region, the following are encoded:
- a CDS encoding LysR substrate-binding domain-containing protein yields the protein MKMSRNFPLNALRVFEAAARQGSFTRAGDELGMTQTAVSYQVKLLEETLGETLFLRQPRQVILSEAGERLAPKVAEGLAKLAEAVADLRGASEQKLHIHSTPTFATQWLSRTLGDFQLKHPNIAVRLSTSQEVIDFAREEADVSIRWGKGDWPGLECHRVMRMDFAPMLSPALAETIGGIHEPADLLKLTIISPPDIWWRTWFSAAGIDNPNLERFPPNELGIQTIDAQVAMAGQGVAILNPGHFREEVAAGLLYQPFELTCNDGRDYWLAYPENRRNIQKVRAFRDWILATMPKEV from the coding sequence ATGAAGATGTCGCGCAATTTTCCGCTCAATGCGCTTCGCGTCTTCGAGGCGGCCGCCCGGCAGGGCAGCTTCACGCGCGCCGGCGACGAGCTGGGCATGACGCAGACCGCCGTCAGCTACCAGGTCAAGCTGCTGGAGGAGACGCTTGGCGAGACACTGTTCCTGCGCCAGCCGCGGCAGGTCATTCTCAGCGAGGCCGGCGAGCGCCTTGCGCCCAAGGTTGCCGAAGGGCTCGCCAAGCTCGCCGAAGCGGTGGCAGACCTGCGCGGGGCGAGCGAACAGAAGCTGCACATCCACTCGACGCCCACCTTCGCCACGCAATGGCTGAGCCGCACGCTCGGCGACTTCCAGCTCAAGCATCCGAACATCGCCGTCCGGCTCTCCACCTCGCAGGAGGTGATCGACTTTGCCCGTGAAGAAGCGGATGTCTCGATCCGCTGGGGCAAGGGCGACTGGCCGGGCCTGGAATGCCACCGCGTCATGCGCATGGACTTCGCGCCCATGCTGAGCCCGGCGCTCGCCGAGACGATCGGCGGTATCCACGAGCCGGCCGACCTCCTGAAACTGACGATCATCAGCCCGCCGGACATCTGGTGGCGCACCTGGTTTTCCGCCGCCGGCATCGACAACCCGAACCTCGAGCGTTTCCCCCCGAACGAACTCGGCATCCAGACCATCGACGCACAGGTGGCCATGGCCGGCCAGGGGGTCGCGATCCTCAATCCCGGCCATTTCCGCGAAGAGGTCGCCGCGGGCCTGCTCTACCAGCCGTTCGAACTCACCTGCAACGACGGCCGCGACTACTGGCTCGCCTATCCGGAAAACCGCCGCAACATCCAGAAGGTCCGCGCGTTCCGCGACTGGATCCTCGCCACGATGCCAAAAGAGGTCTAG
- the xdhC gene encoding xanthine dehydrogenase accessory protein XdhC has translation MNFLQDSLEGFLAREHRVVIVDVTATRGSAPRDEGTFMLVAPTEIRGTIGGGQLEYLAIENARKLLADAGGEAKLDIPLGPEIGQCCGGRVELAFTFADEEARNALDARLAEEERRKPQVWIFGAGHVGRALAEAMTLLPLNVFVVEARESELDQLTSEVHHRLSAMPESLIADIPSGSAVVIVTHDHALDFLIGQAALARTDLAYIGMVGSKSKRGSFLHHIEEEGVDRAVADRLVLPIGGTAVGDKRPEVIAAMTTSEVLLAFAAWQAEQA, from the coding sequence ATGAACTTTCTGCAGGACAGTCTCGAGGGCTTTCTGGCCCGAGAACACCGCGTCGTCATCGTCGACGTCACCGCCACCAGGGGCTCCGCGCCGCGCGATGAAGGCACGTTCATGCTGGTGGCGCCGACCGAAATCCGTGGCACGATCGGCGGCGGCCAGCTCGAATATTTGGCGATCGAGAACGCCCGCAAGTTGCTGGCGGATGCCGGCGGCGAGGCGAAGCTCGACATTCCGCTCGGCCCCGAGATCGGCCAGTGTTGCGGCGGCCGCGTCGAGCTCGCCTTCACCTTCGCGGATGAAGAGGCCCGCAACGCACTCGATGCGCGCCTCGCCGAGGAAGAGCGCCGCAAGCCGCAGGTCTGGATATTCGGCGCCGGCCATGTCGGGCGGGCGCTCGCCGAGGCGATGACCCTGCTGCCGCTCAACGTTTTCGTCGTCGAGGCGCGCGAGAGCGAACTCGACCAGCTCACCTCCGAAGTGCACCACCGGCTGAGCGCCATGCCGGAATCGCTGATCGCCGATATTCCGTCCGGTTCGGCGGTCGTCATCGTCACCCATGACCACGCGCTCGATTTCCTGATCGGACAGGCGGCGCTCGCCCGCACCGACCTTGCCTATATCGGCATGGTCGGCTCGAAATCGAAGCGCGGAAGCTTCCTGCACCATATCGAGGAAGAGGGCGTGGACCGCGCGGTGGCCGACCGGCTGGTCCTGCCGATCGGCGGCACGGCGGTCGGCGACAAGCGGCCGGAGGTCATCGCGGCGATGACCACCTCCGAGGTGCTGCTCGCCTTCGCCGCATGGCAGGCCGAACAGGCCTAG
- a CDS encoding D-alanyl-D-alanine carboxypeptidase family protein, which produces MTTNTTAGRPWKRLALLASLFLYAPAHATPVLVVDAESHQVLYQEDAGAPWYPASTTKLMTAFVVFEALRAGEVNMTTPVTMTRNATKQAFLESGLTFGRTMTLEDALFAMLTASANDVAVALAEAVGSDEKSFVKRMNEAATRLGLTGTHFANPNGLSDPKNYTTARDLAILGMEVDRLFPEHRRFFQASAVTIDGKEIKSNNLLLTRFSGTIGMKTGFICASGRNIVALATRNARRVMVVILGATTERERNERSAQYFTQAFDGRLPSGAGPVENLKNRTGVAPEDMRVRLCTDKSAAYEASRDALYPMGLPGHDSYLRDQIPGQVRAISTWADENVVDVPIPKGRPS; this is translated from the coding sequence ATGACCACAAACACAACGGCCGGACGGCCATGGAAAAGATTGGCGTTGCTCGCATCGCTTTTCCTGTATGCACCGGCCCATGCGACGCCCGTGCTCGTCGTCGATGCCGAAAGCCATCAGGTGCTTTATCAGGAGGATGCCGGCGCGCCCTGGTATCCGGCCTCCACGACCAAGCTCATGACGGCGTTCGTCGTGTTCGAAGCCCTCCGCGCCGGCGAAGTGAACATGACGACCCCCGTCACCATGACCCGCAACGCGACAAAACAGGCCTTTCTCGAATCCGGCCTGACCTTCGGGCGGACGATGACGCTGGAAGACGCGCTCTTCGCCATGCTCACCGCCTCGGCGAACGACGTCGCCGTCGCGCTGGCGGAAGCCGTGGGTTCCGACGAGAAATCCTTCGTAAAGCGCATGAACGAAGCGGCAACCCGCCTCGGGTTGACGGGTACCCATTTTGCCAATCCGAACGGCCTGTCGGACCCAAAGAACTACACGACTGCCCGCGACCTCGCGATCCTCGGCATGGAGGTGGACCGCCTGTTCCCCGAACATCGCCGCTTCTTCCAGGCCTCGGCCGTCACGATCGACGGCAAGGAGATCAAGTCCAACAACCTGCTGCTGACCCGCTTCAGCGGCACGATCGGCATGAAGACCGGTTTCATCTGCGCCTCCGGGCGCAATATCGTCGCGCTGGCCACGCGCAATGCGCGGCGCGTGATGGTCGTCATCCTGGGCGCGACGACGGAACGCGAGCGCAACGAACGCTCCGCGCAATATTTCACGCAGGCCTTCGACGGCCGCCTGCCTTCCGGCGCGGGGCCGGTGGAGAATCTGAAAAACCGCACCGGTGTCGCGCCGGAGGACATGCGCGTTCGCCTGTGCACCGACAAGAGCGCCGCCTACGAGGCGAGCCGCGACGCGCTCTATCCGATGGGCTTGCCGGGACATGACTCCTACCTGCGGGACCAGATACCCGGCCAGGTCCGCGCGATCAGCACATGGGCCGATGAAAACGTGGTGGATGTGCCGATACCCAAGGGACGTCCTTCATAG
- a CDS encoding YciI family protein gives MLYAVLCYDAESEVNAWSKELDDKVMADLGAVNQRYAEAGKLGPVARLMPTTAAVTVRKGVMDHIVMDGPFAETKEQFLGFFVLEAETLEEAITFARELSAANPANGTYEIRPLQFFNPGVPIT, from the coding sequence ATGCTGTATGCCGTTCTTTGTTACGACGCCGAAAGTGAAGTCAACGCCTGGAGCAAGGAGCTTGACGACAAGGTCATGGCCGATCTCGGCGCGGTCAACCAGCGTTATGCCGAGGCCGGCAAGCTGGGACCGGTCGCGCGGCTGATGCCGACGACGGCGGCCGTCACCGTGCGCAAGGGCGTGATGGACCATATCGTCATGGACGGGCCCTTTGCCGAGACTAAGGAACAGTTCCTCGGGTTCTTCGTGCTCGAGGCGGAAACGCTGGAGGAAGCGATCACCTTCGCGCGCGAGCTTTCCGCCGCCAATCCGGCAAACGGCACCTACGAAATCCGGCCGTTGCAGTTCTTCAATCCGGGAGTACCCATAACATGA
- a CDS encoding RNA polymerase sigma factor, which yields MTDLAWIDLALTSARPQAMGALLRYFRDLDMAEEAFQEACLRALKTWPDKGPPRDPAAWLIFVGRNSGIDQVRKRAKLQPLPSEEVLSDLEDREDDLADRLDGAHYRDDILRLLFVCCHPDLPATQQIALALRIVSGLSVRQIARAFLVSEAAMEQRITRAKAKVGAAGIPFETPDAVARAERLGLVAAMLYLVFNEGYSAGAPDKADTPFCAEAIRLARLLLALFPAEPEIMGLTALMLIQHSRLDARFDKDGQIVLLEDQDRSLWDRPLIDEALVLIDKAIRHRAPGPFQIQAAIAALHARAATAAETDWLEIDLLYQTLERIQPSPVVRLNRAVAVSKREGPEAALALVEPLAGKLDGYFYFHGLRGGLLKQLGRYREAHEAFDRAIALATSPAEAAHIRQHLDSVQREMAAAEK from the coding sequence ATGACAGACCTTGCCTGGATCGATCTGGCACTGACGTCGGCGCGGCCGCAGGCCATGGGGGCGCTGCTGCGCTATTTCCGTGACCTCGACATGGCGGAGGAGGCTTTTCAGGAAGCCTGCCTGCGCGCGCTGAAGACCTGGCCCGACAAGGGCCCGCCGCGCGATCCGGCAGCCTGGCTCATCTTCGTCGGCCGCAACAGCGGCATTGACCAAGTGCGCAAGCGCGCAAAGCTCCAGCCGCTTCCGTCCGAGGAGGTGCTGTCCGACCTCGAAGACAGGGAAGACGACCTCGCGGACCGGCTGGACGGCGCGCATTACCGTGACGACATCCTGCGCCTGCTCTTCGTCTGCTGCCATCCGGACCTGCCGGCGACGCAGCAGATCGCGCTGGCGCTACGCATCGTCTCCGGCCTCTCGGTCCGGCAGATTGCGCGGGCCTTCCTCGTTTCGGAGGCGGCGATGGAGCAGCGCATCACCCGCGCCAAGGCGAAGGTCGGCGCCGCCGGCATTCCCTTCGAGACGCCGGACGCCGTGGCGCGGGCCGAGCGGCTCGGCCTCGTCGCCGCGATGCTCTATCTCGTCTTCAATGAGGGCTATTCGGCCGGCGCGCCCGACAAAGCGGATACACCATTCTGCGCGGAGGCGATCCGGCTCGCGCGGCTGCTGCTGGCGCTTTTCCCCGCCGAGCCGGAGATCATGGGGCTGACGGCGCTGATGCTCATCCAGCATTCGCGCCTCGACGCCCGCTTCGACAAGGATGGCCAGATCGTGCTGCTGGAGGATCAGGACCGCTCGCTCTGGGACCGGCCGCTGATCGACGAGGCGCTGGTGCTCATCGACAAGGCGATCCGCCATCGCGCGCCCGGCCCGTTCCAGATCCAGGCGGCGATCGCCGCGCTGCACGCCCGTGCCGCGACGGCGGCTGAGACGGACTGGCTTGAGATCGACCTGCTCTACCAGACGCTCGAACGCATCCAGCCTTCGCCGGTGGTACGGCTCAACCGGGCCGTCGCCGTTTCCAAGCGGGAGGGGCCGGAGGCGGCGCTGGCGCTCGTCGAGCCGCTGGCGGGCAAGCTCGATGGCTATTTCTATTTCCACGGCCTGCGCGGCGGCCTCCTGAAGCAGCTCGGCCGCTACCGCGAAGCGCATGAGGCGTTCGACCGCGCCATCGCGCTCGCCACGTCGCCGGCCGAGGCCGCCCATATCCGCCAGCATCTCGACAGCGTGCAGCGCGAAATGGCCGCGGCTGAAAAATAA
- a CDS encoding ureidoglycolate lyase, whose amino-acid sequence MAEILKIQPLTQDAFAPFGKVIEADPASMRYINGGTTERYHALTEVEAVGEDAKVIINLFRGSPRAFPYAVGMMERHPFGSQSFSPIDDRPWLVVVAEDEGGKPGRPQVFRAGGRQGVNYRRNVWHHPLIAVGAVSDFLVVDRLGGGVNLEESFFDTPFIIEQP is encoded by the coding sequence ATGGCTGAGATACTGAAGATCCAACCGCTGACCCAGGACGCCTTCGCCCCCTTCGGCAAGGTGATCGAGGCCGATCCCGCCTCCATGCGCTATATCAACGGCGGCACGACGGAGCGTTACCACGCGCTCACCGAGGTCGAAGCCGTGGGCGAGGACGCCAAGGTCATCATAAACCTCTTCCGGGGCAGCCCGCGCGCCTTCCCCTATGCCGTCGGCATGATGGAGCGCCATCCCTTCGGCAGCCAGAGCTTCTCGCCGATCGACGACCGGCCCTGGCTCGTCGTGGTGGCCGAGGACGAGGGCGGCAAACCGGGCCGGCCGCAGGTCTTCCGCGCCGGCGGACGGCAGGGCGTGAACTACCGCCGCAACGTGTGGCACCATCCGCTGATCGCGGTCGGTGCCGTCAGTGATTTCCTCGTCGTCGACCGTCTGGGCGGCGGCGTCAACCTCGAAGAATCCTTCTTCGACACACCGTTCATCATCGAACAGCCCTGA
- the uraH gene encoding hydroxyisourate hydrolase codes for MSKTGRLTTHVLDTALGKPAAGLRIDLYWIENEEHQHIVSAVTNDDGRVDAPLVEGVGFMAGTYELVFHAGEYLRASGAAVTEPAFLDRIPLRFGVADPSSHYHVPLLLSAYSYSTYRGS; via the coding sequence ATGAGCAAGACTGGCCGCCTGACGACCCACGTTCTCGATACCGCACTCGGCAAGCCCGCCGCGGGCCTCAGGATCGATCTCTACTGGATCGAGAACGAGGAGCATCAGCATATCGTGAGCGCCGTCACGAACGACGACGGCCGTGTCGATGCTCCGCTCGTCGAAGGCGTCGGCTTCATGGCCGGCACCTACGAACTGGTCTTCCATGCCGGAGAGTACCTGCGCGCGAGCGGCGCCGCCGTCACCGAGCCGGCCTTCCTCGACCGCATCCCGCTGCGCTTCGGCGTCGCCGATCCGTCGAGCCACTACCACGTACCGCTGCTGCTCTCGGCCTATAGCTACTCGACCTATCGCGGCAGCTAA
- a CDS encoding 3-hydroxybutyrate dehydrogenase, translating to MKSVVVTGSTSGIGLAIASAFAESGANVVINGFGPADEIEATRARLEGLGKGRVLYHPADMTKPHEIADLIQTAVEEFDGVDILVNNAGIQHVEKIEDFPVEKWDQIIAINLSSSFHTIRAAVPHMKRKGWGRIINVASAHGLVASPFKGAYVAAKHGIMGLTKTVALEVAENGITANAICPGYVLTPLVEKQIPDTAKARGISEAQVKSDVMLKFQPTKEFVGTDEVAAIALFLASDAAKSINGTHISVDGGWTAQ from the coding sequence ATGAAGAGCGTCGTCGTCACCGGCTCCACCAGCGGCATTGGCCTTGCCATCGCCAGCGCCTTCGCGGAAAGCGGCGCCAACGTCGTCATCAACGGCTTTGGCCCGGCAGACGAGATCGAGGCGACCCGCGCCAGGCTGGAGGGCCTCGGCAAGGGCCGCGTGCTCTATCATCCGGCCGACATGACGAAGCCGCATGAAATCGCCGATCTCATCCAGACGGCGGTCGAGGAGTTCGACGGGGTCGATATCCTCGTCAACAATGCCGGCATCCAGCATGTCGAGAAGATCGAGGATTTCCCTGTCGAGAAGTGGGACCAGATCATCGCGATCAACCTCTCCAGCTCCTTCCACACCATTCGCGCCGCCGTGCCGCACATGAAGCGCAAGGGCTGGGGCCGCATCATCAACGTCGCCTCCGCGCACGGCCTCGTCGCCTCGCCGTTCAAGGGAGCCTATGTGGCGGCCAAGCACGGCATTATGGGCCTCACCAAGACCGTCGCGCTGGAAGTGGCCGAGAACGGCATCACCGCCAACGCCATCTGCCCCGGCTACGTGCTGACACCGCTCGTCGAAAAGCAGATCCCCGATACCGCCAAGGCCCGCGGCATCAGCGAGGCGCAGGTGAAAAGCGATGTCATGCTGAAATTCCAGCCGACCAAGGAATTCGTCGGCACCGACGAGGTCGCCGCCATCGCCCTGTTCCTCGCCTCGGATGCGGCAAAGTCGATCAACGGCACCCATATCTCCGTCGATGGCGGCTGGACCGCCCAATAA
- a CDS encoding aminoglycoside phosphotransferase family protein, translating into MFEPYLHRWHLVPDGDPIETHTSSLLPVRQAGRKAMLKLARADEERRGGSLMAWWAGVGAAPVLAHAGEALLMERADGEQSLSQMARAGRDEEACRILCATAWRLHAPRRQPLPDLVPLAQIFRALEPAARTHGGILERCAKAADLLLATPKDIVVLHGDLHHENVLDFGDRGWLAIDPKGLHGERGFDFANIFTNPDLSDARIPVATDPQRFARRLAVVCEAASLDRERLLLWILAWCGLSWAWFIEDGDPAPINRAVAELAAAQLAL; encoded by the coding sequence ATGTTTGAACCATATCTGCATCGCTGGCATCTGGTGCCGGATGGCGATCCGATCGAGACGCATACCAGCAGCCTTCTGCCGGTAAGGCAAGCCGGCAGGAAGGCCATGCTGAAGCTGGCGCGGGCGGACGAGGAGCGCCGCGGCGGTTCCCTGATGGCGTGGTGGGCTGGCGTGGGAGCCGCGCCCGTCCTTGCCCATGCGGGCGAGGCCCTGCTGATGGAGCGTGCCGACGGGGAGCAATCGCTCTCGCAGATGGCGCGGGCGGGCAGGGACGAGGAGGCATGCCGCATCCTCTGCGCCACGGCATGGCGGCTGCATGCGCCGCGGCGGCAGCCGCTGCCGGATCTCGTCCCGCTCGCGCAGATTTTCCGTGCGCTGGAACCCGCGGCAAGGACGCATGGCGGGATTCTCGAACGCTGCGCGAAAGCGGCCGACCTGCTGTTGGCCACACCGAAAGACATCGTCGTCCTGCATGGCGACCTTCACCACGAAAACGTGCTGGATTTCGGCGATCGCGGCTGGCTGGCGATCGATCCCAAGGGCCTGCACGGCGAGCGGGGTTTCGACTTCGCCAATATTTTCACGAACCCCGACCTGTCCGATGCGCGCATTCCGGTGGCGACCGATCCACAGCGGTTTGCCCGCCGGCTCGCCGTCGTGTGCGAGGCCGCGTCGCTGGACAGGGAGCGCCTGCTGCTGTGGATACTTGCCTGGTGCGGGCTGTCATGGGCGTGGTTTATCGAGGACGGCGATCCGGCGCCGATCAACCGCGCGGTTGCCGAACTCGCGGCCGCCCAGCTCGCTCTGTGA
- the glpK gene encoding glycerol kinase GlpK — MGGYVLAIDQGTTSSRAIVFDGKQKVVGSGQKEFTQIFPQSGWVEHDPEEIWESVVWSVKAALKKADVKASDISAIGITNQRETVVVWERESGKPIHNAIVWQDRRTASYCEKLKRQDLEKTFTRKTGLLLDPYFSGTKLSWMLSNVKGARARGAKGELCFGTIDTFLIWRLTGGRSHVTDATNASRTLMYNIAANDWDDELLDILRVPQAMLPEVLDCAADFGVTEKALFGAEIPILGVAGDQQAATIGQACFEPGMMKSTYGTGCFALLNTGPDMVRSKNRLLTTIAYRLDGETTYALEGSIFIAGAAVQWLRDGLKVIKAAPDTGDLAAKADPTQNVYLVPAFTGLGAPHWDPEARAAIYGMTRNTGPAEFARAALEAVCYQTRDLLDAMHKDWRSNGKETVLRVDGGMVASDWTMQRLADILDAPVDRPTILETTALGAAWLAGQRAGVWPDRKGFAKSWARDTRFEPKMDEKTRAVKIRGWKDAVRRTLSAG, encoded by the coding sequence ATGGGCGGATATGTTCTCGCGATCGATCAGGGCACGACCTCGAGCCGGGCGATCGTCTTCGACGGCAAACAGAAGGTCGTCGGCTCCGGCCAGAAGGAATTCACGCAGATTTTTCCGCAATCCGGCTGGGTCGAGCACGATCCGGAGGAAATCTGGGAAAGCGTCGTCTGGTCGGTCAAGGCCGCGCTGAAGAAGGCCGACGTCAAGGCGTCCGACATTTCCGCCATCGGCATAACCAACCAGCGCGAGACGGTCGTCGTCTGGGAGCGCGAGAGCGGCAAGCCGATTCACAACGCCATCGTCTGGCAGGATCGCCGCACCGCCTCCTACTGCGAGAAGCTGAAGCGGCAGGACCTCGAAAAAACCTTCACCAGGAAGACCGGCCTGCTGCTCGATCCCTATTTCTCCGGCACGAAGCTCTCCTGGATGCTCTCCAACGTGAAGGGCGCGCGGGCGCGGGGCGCGAAGGGCGAACTCTGCTTCGGCACGATCGACACGTTCCTGATCTGGCGGCTGACGGGCGGCAGGTCGCACGTCACCGACGCCACCAATGCCAGCCGCACGCTGATGTACAACATCGCGGCGAACGACTGGGACGACGAGCTTCTCGATATTCTGCGGGTACCGCAGGCCATGCTGCCCGAGGTGCTGGATTGCGCGGCCGATTTCGGCGTGACGGAAAAAGCCCTGTTCGGCGCGGAAATCCCGATCCTCGGCGTTGCCGGCGACCAGCAGGCCGCCACCATCGGCCAGGCCTGCTTCGAGCCGGGCATGATGAAATCCACCTACGGCACCGGTTGCTTCGCGCTGCTCAACACCGGCCCCGACATGGTGCGCTCCAAGAACCGCCTGCTCACCACCATCGCCTACCGGCTCGACGGCGAAACGACCTATGCGCTGGAGGGCTCGATCTTCATCGCCGGCGCGGCGGTGCAATGGCTGCGCGATGGGCTGAAGGTGATCAAGGCGGCGCCCGACACCGGCGACCTCGCCGCGAAAGCCGACCCGACGCAGAACGTCTACCTCGTGCCCGCCTTCACCGGACTCGGCGCGCCGCATTGGGACCCGGAGGCGCGCGCCGCGATCTATGGTATGACGCGCAACACGGGGCCGGCGGAATTCGCCCGCGCGGCGCTGGAGGCGGTCTGCTACCAGACGCGCGACCTGCTCGACGCCATGCACAAGGACTGGCGCAGCAACGGCAAGGAAACGGTGCTGCGCGTCGACGGCGGCATGGTCGCTTCCGACTGGACCATGCAGCGCCTCGCCGACATCCTCGACGCGCCCGTCGACCGCCCGACCATTCTGGAGACGACCGCCCTCGGCGCCGCCTGGCTCGCCGGCCAGCGCGCCGGCGTGTGGCCAGACCGCAAGGGTTTTGCCAAGTCCTGGGCGCGCGATACGCGTTTCGAGCCGAAGATGGACGAAAAGACCCGCGCGGTGAAGATCAGGGGCTGGAAGGACGCGGTGCGGCGGACGCTGAGCGCGGGATAG
- a CDS encoding SRPBCC family protein codes for MTEMTEIKPANNRELVLTRVLNATPAQLFKAWTTPELMTQWFAPKPYETPVIEIEARDGGKFRTVMTGPDGFHMDSTGVFLKVEKDRRIITTDAFGPDWKPTEKAFFSAEILFDDLGDGKTRYTAIARHWSVEDCETHEKMGFHEGWGQVATQLEAVASKL; via the coding sequence ATGACCGAGATGACCGAAATCAAGCCCGCCAACAACCGCGAACTGGTGCTGACCCGCGTGCTGAACGCCACGCCCGCCCAGCTCTTCAAGGCCTGGACGACGCCGGAACTGATGACGCAATGGTTTGCGCCGAAGCCGTATGAAACGCCGGTCATCGAGATCGAGGCGCGCGACGGCGGAAAGTTCCGCACCGTCATGACCGGCCCGGACGGCTTCCACATGGATTCGACCGGCGTCTTCCTGAAGGTTGAGAAGGATAGGCGCATCATCACCACCGATGCCTTCGGCCCGGACTGGAAGCCGACGGAAAAGGCCTTCTTCAGCGCCGAAATCCTCTTCGACGATCTCGGCGACGGCAAGACCCGCTACACCGCCATCGCCCGCCACTGGAGCGTGGAGGACTGCGAGACGCACGAGAAGATGGGTTTCCACGAAGGCTGGGGGCAGGTGGCGACGCAGCTCGAAGCGGTGGCGTCGAAGCTCTGA
- the guaD gene encoding guanine deaminase, translated as MTETLIRGRLLSFLRRPESIDDAASYRYEEDGGLLVVDGRIVAVGSYAAVRAEARDDAEEIDHRPHLILPGLIDTHLHFPQMQVIGSYAANLLEWLNTYTFPEECRFVESEHAARIARHFYDEMIRHGTTTAVAYCSVHKTSADAYFAEALKRGMCMVGGKVMMDRNAPQGLQDTPEMGYDETRAVIAEWHGKGRNHVAITPRFAITSTPAQMEMAAALAREFPDLHIQTHLSENHDEIRFTGELYPDAIDYTDVYAKYGLLGPKSLFGHCIHLSDREADAMSEAGAVAVHCPTSNLFLGSGLFPLKSPSRRERPVRIGLATDIGGGTSYSMLKTMDEAYKIQQLLGERLNPFESFYHMTLGNAEALSLSDRIGTLEAGTDADFVVLNAAATPAMALKMEVVRSLTDELFLLQTLGDDRAVRETYVAGKPMKAIL; from the coding sequence ATGACCGAAACCCTGATCCGCGGACGCCTGCTCTCCTTCCTCCGACGTCCCGAATCGATCGACGATGCCGCAAGCTACCGCTACGAGGAGGATGGCGGCCTGCTGGTGGTGGACGGCCGGATCGTCGCCGTCGGCTCCTATGCCGCCGTGCGCGCCGAGGCGCGCGACGACGCGGAAGAGATCGACCACCGCCCGCACCTCATCCTGCCGGGCCTCATCGACACGCACCTGCACTTCCCGCAGATGCAGGTCATCGGCTCCTATGCCGCAAACCTGCTCGAATGGCTGAACACCTATACCTTCCCGGAGGAATGCCGCTTCGTCGAAAGCGAGCACGCCGCCCGCATCGCCCGCCATTTCTACGACGAGATGATCCGCCACGGCACCACGACGGCGGTTGCCTATTGCTCCGTGCACAAGACCTCGGCCGACGCCTATTTCGCGGAGGCCCTGAAGCGCGGCATGTGCATGGTCGGCGGCAAGGTGATGATGGACCGCAACGCCCCGCAGGGCCTGCAGGACACGCCGGAAATGGGCTATGACGAGACCCGCGCGGTGATCGCCGAATGGCACGGCAAGGGCCGCAACCACGTCGCCATCACGCCGCGCTTCGCCATCACCTCGACGCCGGCCCAGATGGAGATGGCCGCCGCCCTCGCCCGCGAATTTCCCGATCTCCACATCCAGACGCACCTGTCGGAAAACCACGACGAGATCCGCTTCACCGGCGAACTCTACCCGGATGCGATCGACTATACCGACGTCTATGCGAAATACGGCCTGCTCGGCCCGAAAAGCCTGTTCGGCCACTGCATCCATCTGTCGGATCGCGAGGCGGACGCCATGAGCGAGGCCGGCGCGGTGGCGGTGCACTGCCCGACCTCCAACCTCTTCCTCGGCTCCGGCCTCTTCCCGCTGAAAAGCCCGTCGCGGCGCGAGAGGCCAGTGCGCATCGGCCTTGCCACCGACATCGGTGGCGGCACCAGCTATTCCATGCTGAAGACGATGGACGAGGCCTACAAGATCCAGCAATTGCTGGGCGAGCGGCTGAACCCGTTCGAGAGCTTCTACCATATGACGCTCGGCAATGCCGAAGCGCTATCCCTGTCGGACCGGATCGGCACGCTGGAAGCCGGCACGGATGCCGACTTCGTGGTGCTCAACGCCGCCGCCACGCCCGCCATGGCGCTGAAGATGGAAGTGGTGCGCTCGCTTACCGACGAACTCTTCCTGCTCCAGACGCTCGGCGACGACCGCGCCGTGCGCGAGACCTATGTGGCGGGCAAGCCGATGAAGGCGATCCTTTAG